A genomic window from Cricetulus griseus strain 17A/GY chromosome 4, alternate assembly CriGri-PICRH-1.0, whole genome shotgun sequence includes:
- the Gcm1 gene encoding chorion-specific transcription factor GCMa: MEPDDFDPEDKEILSWDINDMKLPQNVKKTDWFQEWPDSYVKHIYSSDDRNAQRHLSSWAMRNTNNHNSRILKKSCLGVVVCSRDCSTEEGRKIYLRPAICDKARQKQQRKCCPNCNGPLKLIPCRGHGGFPVTNFWRHDGRFIFFQSKGEHDHPKPETKLEAEARRAMKKVHMASASGSLRMKGSPETKVLPSEIPSQGSLPLTWSFQEGVQLPSSYSTPLIANASQQNSLNDCLSFPKSYDLGGTTELEDPTSTLDPTMLYEKCKFSSSGIYSSEDQFQPPVPGVYTDYDDLQAWNKNASLGRNPNDDTCYPNYPLPVSSWPCDFFPSQNSLEHFPQQIPLEAAAAQTGCHPLWSNPGGEPYEEKVPMDFNSYVPSLTYHSPQQDPFLLSYGSHPQQQYSLPSKNSKWDFEEEVACTGLDHFNNEMFLNLCPLR; encoded by the exons ATGGAACCCGACGACTTTGATCCTGAAGATAAAGAGATTCTGAGCTGGGATATTAACGACATGAAACTGCCACAG AACGTGAAAAAGACTGACTGGTTCCAGGAGTGGCCCGACTCCTACGTGAAACATATCTACAGCTCAGATGACAGGAATGCTCAGCGCCACCTGAGCAGCTGGGCCATGCGCAACACCAACAACCACAACTCCCGAATCCTTAAGAAGTCGTGCCTGGGAGTGGTGGTGTGCAGCAGGGACTGCTCCACAGAGGAGGGCCGCAAGATCTACCTGAGACCGGCCATCTGTGACAAAGCCCGGCAGAAGCAACAGA GGAAATGCTGTCCCAACTGCAATGGTCCCCTGAAGCTTATTCCCTGCCGAGGCCACGGGGGATTTCCGGTCACCAACTTTTGGAGGCACGACGGACGCTTCATATTTTTCCAG TCCAAAGGAGAACATGACCATCCCAAGCCAGAAACCAAACTGGAAGCAGAGGCGAGAAGAGCCATGAAGAAAGTGCACATGGCATCGGCCTCTGGCTCCTTGCGGATGAAGGGAAGCCCAGAAACAAAG GTTCTTCCAAGTGAAATACCGAGTCAGGGAAGTTTACCTTTAACTTGGTCATTCCAGGAAGGCGTCCAACTGCCCAGCAGTTACAGCACACCTTTAATAGCTAACGCCTCCCAGCAGAACTCCCTGAATGATTGCCTATCCTTTCCCAAGAGTTACGATTTGGGGGGAACCACTGAGCTGGAAGATCCAACTTCCACCTTGGACCCCACTATGCTCTATGAGAAATGCAAATTCTCCAGCAGTGGGATCTACAGCAGTGAAGACCAGTTTCAGCCTCCTGTCCCTGGAGTCTACACAGATTATGACGATCTGCAAGCCTGGAATAAAAATGCTTCCTTGGGGAGAAATCCTAACGACGACACCTGCTATCCCAACTATCCTCTGCCTGTGTCCAGCTGGCCCTGTGACTTCTTTCCCTCCCAGAACTCTTTGGAGCACTTTCCCCAACAGATCCCACTAGAAGCAGCTGCAGCCCAAACTGGCTGTCATCCACTGTGGTCCAATCCAGGAGGTGAACCTTATGAAGAGAAAGTGCCGATGGATTTCAACAGCTATGTGCCTTCCCTCACGTACCACTCACCTCAGCAggacccctttctgctctcctatGGCTCTCACCCTCAGCAGCAATACTCACTGCccagcaagaacagcaagtgggATTTTGAGGAAGAGGTGGCATGCACAGGCTTGGATCACTTCAACAACGAAATGTTTCTAAACCTCTGTCCTTTAAGATGA